The proteins below are encoded in one region of Enhydrobacter sp.:
- a CDS encoding (2Fe-2S)-binding protein codes for MTISVAMTVNGKPVSGKVEARTLLVQFLREHLGMTGTHVGCDTSQCGACVVHVDGKSVKSCTMLAVQAEGAQVTTIEGLAASADKLHPMQEAFRDNHALQCGFCTPGMVMSAIDMVKRHNYQLDETTVRHELEGNLCRCTGYHNIVKAILAAAPAMKAAGV; via the coding sequence ATGACCATTTCCGTCGCCATGACCGTCAACGGCAAGCCGGTGTCCGGCAAGGTCGAGGCGCGCACACTGTTGGTCCAGTTCCTGCGCGAGCATCTGGGGATGACCGGTACCCATGTCGGTTGCGACACCAGCCAGTGCGGCGCCTGCGTCGTGCATGTCGACGGCAAGTCGGTGAAGTCCTGCACCATGCTCGCCGTCCAGGCCGAGGGCGCCCAGGTCACGACCATCGAGGGACTGGCCGCCAGCGCCGACAAGCTCCATCCGATGCAGGAGGCGTTCCGCGACAACCATGCCCTGCAGTGCGGCTTCTGCACGCCCGGCATGGTGATGAGCGCCATCGACATGGTGAAGCGTCACAACTACCAGCTCGATGAAACGACGGTGCGTCATGAGCTCGAGGGCAATCTCTGCCGCTGCACCGGATACCACAACATCGTGAAGGCCATCCTGGCCGCTGCCCCGGCCATGAAGGCCGCGGGAGTTTAG
- a CDS encoding xanthine dehydrogenase family protein molybdopterin-binding subunit — protein sequence MTAATGIGARVKRKEDLRFLTGTGRYVDDLPLARATYAYFLRSPHAHAGIKGIDLSAAEKMPGVVAIYTGKDLAEAKVGSLICGWVVKDKHGQPHKAPPHPVLAVDTVRYVGDPVAMVVANSHDEAKDAAETIKVDYEVKSANVDLAKALDKGTPQVHAEAPGNLIYDWELGVKTDVDAAFAKAAHVTRIDIVNNRLIPNAMEPRAAAAEYDKGTGQYTLWSTSQNPHVLRLILSAFVLGIPEHKLRVIAPDVGGGFGSKIFCYNEETAVCWAASRVGRPIKWTAERAESFMTDAHGRDHVTHAELALDKDGKFLALKVDTIANMGAYLSTFSTAVPTYLYATLLAGQYTTPLIYANVRAALTNTAPVDAYRGAGRPEATFVIESIVSRAAKELKMDPAELRRKNFIPSTAFPYQTPVALQYDSGNYPPIIDEAMKIADYKGFEARRAEAKSRGKLRGIGFSSYIEACGLAPSQVIGQLGGGVGQWESAQLKFNPTGNVQVITGSHSHGQGHETTFAQIVSDKLGVPLENIEVVHGDTSTTTFGMGTYGSRSLAVGGSAIMKAADKIIAKGKKIAAHLMEASVDDVVFENGTFKVAGTDKNVPLAQAVFAAYVPHNYPLGEIEPGMDENAFYDPANFVYPAGTQICEVEIDPDTGETRIVNFTAVDDFGNVINPMIVEGQVHGGIVQGVGQALLENAVYDKETGQLVSGSYMDYTMPRADDVPSFKLGYKVTPCPHNPLGVKGCGEAGAIAAPAAVMNAVRDALAPLGVTHVPMPATPLSVWQTIHGAQHAAAE from the coding sequence ATGACCGCCGCCACCGGGATCGGCGCCCGTGTCAAGCGGAAGGAAGACCTGCGCTTCCTGACCGGCACGGGCCGCTATGTCGACGATCTGCCCCTCGCGCGGGCGACTTACGCGTACTTCCTGCGTTCGCCGCATGCGCACGCCGGGATCAAGGGCATCGACCTTTCGGCGGCGGAGAAGATGCCGGGCGTGGTCGCGATCTACACCGGCAAGGATCTGGCCGAGGCCAAGGTCGGCAGCCTGATCTGCGGCTGGGTGGTGAAGGACAAGCACGGCCAGCCGCACAAGGCGCCGCCACATCCGGTGCTGGCGGTCGATACGGTGCGCTATGTCGGCGATCCGGTCGCCATGGTCGTGGCCAACAGCCACGACGAGGCCAAGGACGCAGCCGAGACGATCAAGGTCGACTACGAGGTGAAGTCCGCCAACGTCGATCTCGCCAAGGCCCTCGACAAGGGTACGCCGCAGGTGCATGCGGAGGCGCCAGGCAACCTGATCTACGACTGGGAGCTCGGCGTGAAAACCGACGTCGACGCCGCCTTCGCCAAGGCCGCCCACGTCACCAGGATCGATATCGTCAACAACCGCCTGATCCCGAACGCCATGGAGCCGCGCGCCGCGGCGGCGGAGTACGACAAGGGGACAGGGCAATACACGCTCTGGTCCACCTCGCAGAATCCGCACGTGCTGCGGCTGATCCTGTCGGCCTTCGTGCTCGGCATCCCCGAGCACAAGCTGCGCGTGATCGCGCCGGACGTCGGCGGCGGCTTCGGCAGCAAGATCTTCTGCTACAACGAAGAGACGGCGGTGTGCTGGGCGGCGAGTCGTGTCGGCCGTCCGATCAAGTGGACGGCGGAGCGGGCCGAGTCCTTCATGACCGATGCACACGGCCGGGACCACGTGACCCATGCCGAGCTGGCGCTCGACAAGGACGGCAAGTTCCTGGCGCTCAAGGTCGACACCATCGCCAACATGGGCGCCTATCTTTCGACCTTCTCGACGGCGGTGCCGACCTATCTCTACGCCACCCTGCTCGCCGGCCAGTACACGACGCCGCTGATCTACGCCAATGTCCGGGCGGCGCTGACGAACACCGCGCCGGTCGATGCCTATCGCGGCGCGGGCCGCCCCGAGGCGACGTTCGTGATCGAGAGCATCGTTTCCCGCGCGGCGAAGGAGCTGAAGATGGATCCGGCGGAGCTGCGCCGGAAGAACTTCATCCCATCGACGGCGTTCCCGTATCAGACCCCGGTCGCCTTGCAGTACGACTCGGGCAACTATCCGCCGATCATCGACGAGGCGATGAAGATCGCCGATTACAAGGGCTTCGAGGCGCGCCGGGCCGAGGCCAAGTCGCGCGGCAAGCTGCGCGGCATCGGCTTCTCGTCCTACATCGAGGCCTGCGGGCTGGCGCCGTCACAGGTGATCGGCCAGCTGGGTGGCGGCGTCGGCCAGTGGGAGTCGGCGCAGCTCAAGTTCAACCCGACCGGCAATGTCCAGGTCATTACCGGGTCGCACAGCCACGGCCAGGGCCACGAGACGACCTTCGCGCAGATCGTGTCCGACAAGCTCGGCGTGCCGCTGGAGAATATCGAAGTCGTCCACGGCGACACGTCGACGACGACGTTCGGCATGGGCACCTACGGCTCGCGGTCGCTGGCGGTTGGCGGCTCGGCGATCATGAAGGCGGCCGACAAGATCATCGCCAAGGGCAAGAAGATCGCCGCCCATCTGATGGAGGCGTCGGTCGACGACGTCGTGTTCGAGAACGGGACCTTCAAGGTCGCCGGCACCGACAAGAACGTGCCGCTGGCGCAGGCCGTGTTCGCGGCCTATGTCCCGCACAACTATCCATTGGGCGAGATCGAGCCCGGCATGGACGAGAACGCCTTCTACGACCCGGCGAATTTCGTCTATCCGGCCGGCACTCAGATCTGCGAGGTCGAGATCGACCCCGACACCGGCGAGACCCGGATCGTGAACTTCACTGCCGTCGACGATTTCGGCAACGTCATCAACCCGATGATCGTCGAGGGGCAGGTGCACGGCGGCATCGTCCAGGGCGTCGGCCAGGCGCTGCTCGAGAACGCGGTCTACGACAAGGAGACGGGCCAGCTCGTGAGCGGCTCGTACATGGACTACACCATGCCGCGCGCCGACGACGTGCCGTCGTTCAAGCTCGGCTACAAGGTCACGCCCTGTCCGCACAATCCGCTGGGCGTGAAGGGATGCGGCGAGGCCGGCGCAATCGCCGCGCCCGCCGCCGTCATGAATGCCGTTCGCGATGCCCTGGCGCCGCTCGGCGTCACCCATGTGCCGATGCCGGCCACGCCGCTCAGCGTGTGGCAGACCATCCATGGCGCCCAGCACGCGGCGGCCGAGTAA
- a CDS encoding carbon monoxide dehydrogenase subunit G, with amino-acid sequence MEIKGEYRIAAPREKVFAALNDQAVLQACIPGCESLEKLSDTEMTAKVRLRIGPVSATFNGKVTLSDIDPPNGYKISGEGQGGVAGFAKGGAVVRLADDGDVTVLTYDVDAQVGGKIAQVGARLISGTAKKLADQFFGKFAESVGAPAPVASAE; translated from the coding sequence ATGGAAATCAAGGGCGAATACAGAATCGCGGCGCCACGTGAAAAAGTCTTCGCGGCGCTCAACGATCAGGCCGTCCTGCAGGCCTGCATCCCGGGCTGCGAATCGCTCGAGAAACTGTCGGACACCGAGATGACCGCCAAGGTGCGCCTGCGCATCGGGCCGGTGAGCGCGACCTTCAACGGCAAGGTCACGCTGTCCGACATCGACCCGCCGAACGGCTACAAGATCAGCGGCGAAGGGCAGGGCGGCGTCGCCGGGTTCGCCAAGGGCGGCGCGGTGGTCAGGCTTGCCGACGACGGCGACGTCACGGTGCTGACCTACGATGTCGACGCCCAGGTCGGCGGCAAGATCGCCCAGGTCGGCGCCCGCCTGATCTCGGGCACGGCGAAGAAGCTCGCCGACCAGTTCTTCGGCAAGTTCGCCGAAAGCGTGGGTGCGCCGGCGCCGGTCGCCTCGGCGGAATAG